The genomic DNA GACATAGCCTGTTCATGATTGTTGACATGTAAACGTTGGTGTCATTCACATACCGGACGGAAACTGTATTAAACCGTATTAGTATATTCAAATGTCTGCGAAGCCCATCTAAGTTTCGAGGTTGGAATTAGAAAATCTTGTAGTTCACTATATCCTTCCGTTGTGGATACCCTTGTACCACGTCTAGCAGTAGTACGTTGCAGTCTGTAGTCCACTGGTCGAAACTTCTATTCCTTATGTAGTGGTTTGACAGCTATTTGTATATTATCCCTCTATTGATAGTTATTTTTGGCCACCTCTACACTTGTCGACTCATTCGGTGGTTTAAACCACGCCATTATTCTTATATAAATGAAGTTGATCGCTTTCACGAAAGCTGCCTTTCTTACTTGAAAGAGCTCATGTTTCATAAGGACAACCCATTTCAACAACTTTTATATTATAACAGGCTACTTTGATAAACTACCATCAGATTCACTTCTGCGAAATCACATTTGAAATAGATGTCTATAGGGTCTAACTACCTCCGCTTAGGTAGAATACAACGTAACCGACTTAGCCTCGACCGACCGAAATCAAGTCTGAAGTGATTTGGTACGTTCTGcattattttcagttgGTCCACTTCCTTCTATTTTATGTTGTCTTCTATTTTATAATCGTATACCACCTAAAGAAGCCTGGCTCCCAAACAAATAAGATTCTCTCCACTGGACCCCTGGGACTTCCGCAACAGGCAATAGCTGCATCTGACATGATAGACATCAATATATCTATCTCATACTCATATCAGGGTCATATAGGCCCTATAAATATAACACCAAACAGTCCATATACGAAATTTCAGATCAATTGTCAAAACTATCACTACTCAAAATTCCATATACCACCAGAAAGCCGtagattttatttttcagtcaCAATTCACCGGCAGCCGGCCTCTCGGGCcagggggtgctgcctccggcggctggggctccgccccagaccctggttactcctgcttcgcaggagattgctgggaccgtcgagaaaacgactcgagcgcagcgagaggagccacggggtctggggcagagccccagccgccggaggcagcagcccGGACCCCCGAGCCGCGTGATCGGCTGTGGAGGTGACAGCTACACGTTCCCTGCAGACGCCGGCTATGACCCTCTTCGTAAGGTGTGGGGGGCCGGCACCGGCCGCATGGCCTTTTGGGACAAAAGCGGAGGATGGGAACGAAGGTGCGCCGTGCACCCTTTAAATAAGGCGACTGGCTGGACTCCCGAGACCGAGCAGTTCACCAACCAAAGACCAAGCGAGTCAGTGGTGCGAGactttttttgggtttaCGAGCGAGCGACATCGATAGCGTTTTTCGGACCACACGGGAACTGCGGGAATAGCAATTGCTTGtcaacaccagcaactgAACGATAACCACCATTCAACTCCGTTTCCACAACAACATCGTCTCAACATCGACTGGTGTAAGTGACAGAGGGGGGTGGggacttgcctccggcggctggggcgctgccccagaccccgttgtgctcgcttcgcgagcggtgTGGGGTGGGGAACTAGTGTTTTGGGGTCCGGAATTGCTGTTTGGGGTGTTCTGGGGGGTCCGGTTCGGGCTGCTTGACTCTCGGCCGGTGAATGGAGATCTATGAATTCAAAGAGTTTCATGGCTCAATTCACGAATttcaaagagaaagaaCACAGCAAACACATCAGCCATCAGCCGAAAACAGCGAAAACTGGTacccccaagcccgactcgagcggagcgagaggagcaaccagggtctggggcggagccccagccgccggaggcacacccccttCCCCATAGCCagaggagaaggagaacTAACAGGGAGTAGAGACACGATGGCGACCGGTCGTAGCGAGTACTCGAATGCGATTCTGCCAAATTTGGCGCCGGATAGGGCCGTGGATGTGGTTCGCGACCGGCTGAACAATGCCAAGTTGTTGAATGACGAGATTGCCGATTGGTTAAAAGAAAGGGCTCGAATTGAAGAGTCGTATGCCTCGGAACTTGATAAACTCAGTCGAAGGGGTCCTTTGGCGCATGAACAGGCTTTGGGAACATTTACGAGTGTCTGGAACGAGTTGACTCGATCGGCTCGTGAGACGTCGAAAGCATCGGCAGATTACgccaagaaaacaagaactGATATTGAAGCCCCTATAAGAAGTTTCTCACAAAAATCACCACAATGGTCGGATGTTCGCGATTTGCACGACGGGTTGTCGGGTGTAGCGAAGAATCTTGTGGATGGAGAAGACAATTTGACTAAATTGAGAACCAAGAAAAGTTCGAGCTCGAAAATTGAAGCGGCTCAGCATGCCGTTAATGAGAGCAGAAACCAATGGGAGAACCAGGGTCCGTATGTTTTGGGACAATTTGAAATTGCTGATGAAGCCCGGTTTGCCCTGCTTAGAGACAGTCTTACTCGGTTAGAAACGCTTGAAGCTGATAAGGGCCAGGCTATAATTAAAGGCAGTGAAAAGGTTCTTAATTCGATTTTGTCTTTTGACCCAATTGAAGAAGTACGTTCGTTTGCTGCCCAGATTGTAGCTGGCAATATTGGCTCGGTGAGTTCGAGCGGCAccgcaggagttggcggcGGCAGCAGTGGTGGTTCGGGCTTGGCAAGACATTCACAGTCGCGTGATTCGGGTGATGTTGATAGTCAGCACTTTAATAGAGGAGGTTTGGTGGGGAATATCCATCGACCATCTCGGAATACTCTggacgactcgagcagTATTAATTCGGGGAATACTCCTTTGGGAGGAAGTGGGGGTGCTAGTAAACTTCGATCTAAAGTTGGTTCGATTTTCCGAGGTGgcagaaagaagaagggtGAGAAAGAAGCTGCAGAgattggtgctggtttggcggctggtgctggtgctgcagCTGTAGCAGGAAGATCGAATTTGGGTGCTGGCTCGAGGTCGGCTTCTACAGCATCTGCTCGTGCTCCTGGCCGTCGTGGAACCGATTCGTCTGATTTGTATACTCCAGTAGATCcttcagtagcagctgccagacaacaacaacaacaacaacaacaacaacagcagcagcagcagcagcagcagcaacaacaacaacaacaacagccacaagctcaacaacaatcttCACTACAACAGCCATTACAGCCTCAACAAGCACAGGATCATTTGTCTGGATCTAAACCACAGCCACCTCCATCTCGTAAAGTGAATGGCCAGGCTCAGAGGGAGTTTAGAGAGGAAGATGaatatgaagatgaagagaatcAACCATTACAAAATCTTGTTTCgggtcaacaacagccattTAGAGTGAATATTCGTAGCGATGTGATTACTGAAGAGCAGGAGGATGCCAATACTGCTCTTAGTAATGTGGCCTCGACTTTAAGATCCAAGCCTACTATTTCCGGACGAGGTTCTAGAGGCCGTAGAGATATCCAGTCAAGACTGTTTACTGAGATTGAAGCTTCTGATTTGGAATCTTCTAATGCAGCAGCACAAGATCAATCTGGACCCAGTTATGTCGGCCAACAGTTTTTCAACCAGCTCCAGAGTTTCCCAGGACAGGGTCAAGGATCTACTCAAGTTCCTTCTGAGTCACAAAACGGGTTTTCTGCACCCCAGCACGCTATTTCTGGAaccacagcagcaggtgctgctattgGTGCAGCTGTTGGATCACTCCCCGTTCTCAACGAAGTAGAACCTGCAATCAAGAGAGAGTTTGAACCACAAACTCAACAAGGAGATTCGTTTAACTTCAATCAACCACAGCcacaacagccacaacaacaatatcaacaatcgTTCGCAGATACACAATTGCAACAAGGTCAACAGTTTAATGGACACCAGTTCCCAGATACTCAATTGCAACAGGGTCAACAGGGTGAACAGTATAATGGTCAGCAGTTCCCACAAGAGTacaaccaacaacagcctcaatataaccagcagcagcaaattAGTACTTCACAAGCACAGATTCAACAACCTGTGTATTCAGAACAAACCGCCGGCTCATTTGGCCAGCAAACCGCACCTCAGCTACCACCTATCAACACCGACAGTAGTTTCCACGGCGATATTGGAGGTGACAGATCTCTAGGATCCGCTACTGAACCTATTGTCTCTCCTTCAGGTTCAGCTATTGCCGACCAAAGAGCCCCCGCTGGAAATGTCTTTGCACCCGTCCCTACTTCTGTCGGTCAAAGCACGAGTCTATCATCTccaggagctggagctaGTCCTGCCGGTGACCTTCAACCACCAATGTCGGCTTTCCGTGCTAATCGCACCAACAGCGACGTCCAGTCCCTTCGCTCACTTCAGTCTTCGACCACAGGGGGTGCCAACATTGCTGCTCTTAAACATCCAGACCTACCTACTGGTCCTGGTCTGGTAGCATCCATTGTTGAAGTCATCACTGTTGATATGAAAGATGGTGTGCCAACTAagactgctgttggtggtgaagtATCAGTGGCATATAACGAAACGGACGATGCTGCTACTCCAGGAACAATCTATGTCAAGGTGAAGACCAAGCAGACGAAACTCGACAGACTTGTGGCTAACAACCAGATTGTCGTTGCATCTTCTGAACCCGACACATTCAAACTCGACCTGTCTTCTCCTGCCACTGCCAGCAGTCTTCTCGGCGTTCGCCAGGGCGCCAAGGCTCTTATGTACACCCTATCTGGAGACCAGCATGGATACAATCCCCTCGTATTCACACCCATATGGCGTATTGAAGAGACGCAGTCGAGTCTGATGCTGAACTACGAGCTTGCCGACACGTTTCACGGATCCGAGCTTGAGATTCACGATCTCGTCATCAGCGTTCCTATTGAAGGAGGACATGCCCACTCTGCCCAAAACAAGCCAGTAGCATCCTTCAACAAAGACCGCCAGAGAATCACCTGGAGATTCCCCGAGCCTGTTGTTCTGAAAAAGGGTcagaaagagaagcttCTGTGTCGATTCGCGACCGACGGATATGCCCATGAGGCCTCGTCCGGTCTTGAAGTCCGGTTCCGTCTGACCGACTCTGCCTCTTCACAACTCTCACAACTCGGTCTCGAGTACACGACCaagactgaagaagacCCATTCAGCGACGAGGCCACCAACACAAGCGCAGTATCGCTGTCGTCGCATCTCAACTGGGTGCCTGTATCTGTATCACGAAGCCTGGTGACCGGGAAATACTCTGTTCACTCGGAGCTCAACGTTAGCAAACGTTAACCTGTAGtttttattgattttatGCCATCCTTTTCtggggggtgctgcctccggcggctggggctccgccccagaccccgtggctcctctcgcttcgctcgagtcggggcttGGACGTCCCAGGAGCTTCGGGGAACCccacgaaaacgactcgagcgaagcgagaggagcagcggggtctggggcggagccccagccgtcggaggcagcaccccagAGAGTGTGAAATGGGAAGtagaataaattaatacAGAAGAGTTTACCAGTTGACGTTGGTTTGGAGATTCGACTCGCGTTCTTGTTCGTACTCGATCTCGACTCTGGGGCCTCTGCGGGGCTTCTTTTTGTCTGATTTGGGTTTTTTGGCAGGAGTGGGCTTTCTCTTGCGGGTTTTGGTTTCTtgctcgtcttcgtcgtcttcggACTCTTCATCAGAACTGGACTCGTCCTCGCTGGAATCGAATCGTTGCTCgccgtcgtcgtcagatCCGCCAAGCCATTTCTCTAGATCCTCGAGCTCGACAAtatcgtcttcgtcgtcgtctccTTCGACAAACTCGACTTCACCAACATCCGATTCGTCCTCGAGctcctcgtcttcgtcgaactcttcctcttgttcaacaccttcttctttctcgaCTCCATTGAGAACCTTCTTCCAGATCTTCTCGTCCACGTTAAGTGGGTTCTCTCCATATGCACCGGTCTTTAATCTGTCCAACAGCTCCTTCTCAATAGCCTTTTCTAACTTGGCAGCAACGAGGGCCTTGCGCTCTCTTGTTTGTTCTCTTCTCTTGACCTTGGGTGCCTTGCCGACATATTGACGCTCGTTTTCTTTCAATGCTAGACGTCTTTCGGTAATGGCGACCTGGGTAAGTCTGGTCAGTCTCTGTTTGCATTTATGAATAAGAAAGTTTGGCCAGTAAATCAGCTGCTGGTCAATCTGTTCCAATGCTTTTGAATATTGTTTTGAAAGTTTCACTCGCTCCCATAGCTTGGCTGGGGTATGAGCTCTTTCTGCCGTTTTCATGTACAAGTATAGTCGTCCATTAACGTTACGAACTGTAGCGTACTTGGCATTGGCCAGTGGACATGACTG from Sugiyamaella lignohabitans strain CBS 10342 chromosome D, complete sequence includes the following:
- the MAK16 gene encoding ribosome biosynthesis protein MAK16; translated protein: MKTAERAHTPAKLWERVKLSKQYSKALEQIDQQLIYWPNFLIHKCKQRLTRLTQVAITERRLALKENERQYVGKAPKVKRREQTRERKALVAAKLEKAIEKELLDRLKTGAYGENPLNVDEKIWKKVLNGVEKEEGVEQEEEFDEDEELEDESDVGEVEFVEGDDDEDDIVELEDLEKWLGGSDDDGEQRFDSSEDESSSDEESEDDEDEQETKTRKRKPTPAKKPKSDKKKPRRGPRVEIEYEQERESNLQTNVNW
- the SYP1 gene encoding Syp1p (Negative regulator of WASP-Arp23 complex; involved in endocytic site formation; directly inhibits Las17p stimulation of Arp23 complex-mediated actin assembly in vitro; may regulate assembly and disassembly of the septin ring; colocalizes and interacts with septin subunits; potential role in actin cytoskeletal organization; GO_component: GO:0005935 - cellular bud neck [Evidence IEA]; GO_component: GO:0005935 - cellular bud neck [Evidence IDA] [PMID 11014808]; GO_component: GO:0005934 - cellular bud tip [Evidence IDA] [PMID 11014808]; GO_component: GO:0001400 - mating projection base [Evidence IDA] [PMID 11014808]; GO_component: GO:0043332 - mating projection tip [Evidence IDA] [PMID 19053807]; GO_component: GO:0005628 - prospore membrane [Evidence IDA] [PMID 24390141]; GO_function: GO:0004857 - enzyme inhibitor activity [Evidence IDA] [PMID 19962315]; GO_process: GO:0000147 - actin cortical patch assembly [Evidence IMP] [PMID 19776351]; GO_process: GO:0007049 - cell cycle [Evidence IEA]; GO_process: GO:0006897 - endocytosis [Evidence IEA]; GO_process: GO:0043086 - negative regulation of catalytic activity [Evidence IDA] [PMID 19962315]; GO_process: GO:0032185 - septin cytoskeleton organization [Evidence IGI,IMP,IPI] [PMID 18791237]), whose product is MATGRSEYSNAILPNLAPDRAVDVVRDRLNNAKLLNDEIADWLKERARIEESYASELDKLSRRGPLAHEQALGTFTSVWNELTRSARETSKASADYAKKTRTDIEAPIRSFSQKSPQWSDVRDLHDGLSGVAKNLVDGEDNLTKLRTKKSSSSKIEAAQHAVNESRNQWENQGPYVLGQFEIADEARFALLRDSLTRLETLEADKGQAIIKGSEKVLNSILSFDPIEEVRSFAAQIVAGNIGSVSSSGTAGVGGGSSGGSGLARHSQSRDSGDVDSQHFNRGGLVGNIHRPSRNTLDDSSSINSGNTPLGGSGGASKLRSKVGSIFRGGRKKKGEKEAAEIGAGLAAGAGAAAVAGRSNLGAGSRSASTASARAPGRRGTDSSDLYTPVDPSVAAARQQQQQQQQQQQQQQQQQQQQQQQQPQAQQQSSLQQPLQPQQAQDHLSGSKPQPPPSRKVNGQAQREFREEDEYEDEENQPLQNLVSGQQQPFRVNIRSDVITEEQEDANTALSNVASTLRSKPTISGRGSRGRRDIQSRLFTEIEASDLESSNAAAQDQSGPSYVGQQFFNQLQSFPGQGQGSTQVPSESQNGFSAPQHAISGTTAAGAAIGAAVGSLPVLNEVEPAIKREFEPQTQQGDSFNFNQPQPQQPQQQYQQSFADTQLQQGQQFNGHQFPDTQLQQGQQGEQYNGQQFPQEYNQQQPQYNQQQQISTSQAQIQQPVYSEQTAGSFGQQTAPQLPPINTDSSFHGDIGGDRSLGSATEPIVSPSGSAIADQRAPAGNVFAPVPTSVGQSTSLSSPGAGASPAGDLQPPMSAFRANRTNSDVQSLRSLQSSTTGGANIAALKHPDLPTGPGLVASIVEVITVDMKDGVPTKTAVGGEVSVAYNETDDAATPGTIYVKVKTKQTKLDRLVANNQIVVASSEPDTFKLDLSSPATASSLLGVRQGAKALMYTLSGDQHGYNPLVFTPIWRIEETQSSLMLNYELADTFHGSELEIHDLVISVPIEGGHAHSAQNKPVASFNKDRQRITWRFPEPVVLKKGQKEKLLCRFATDGYAHEASSGLEVRFRLTDSASSQLSQLGLEYTTKTEEDPFSDEATNTSAVSLSSHLNWVPVSVSRSLVTGKYSVHSELNVSKR